AACCACTGCGATGTTAGCATTGGCGAAACAACTCACAGAAAGTGGACGCTACACAGCGGTCATGGTATCAGCAGAAGTGGGAAGCCCCTACAGCCATGACCCTGGCGCCGCCGAATTAGCAATTCTCGGCGCTTGGCGGAATATGATTTCCGTGCGTTTACCTCCTTCTTTGCAACCTCCGACTTGGGTTTATCTGGAACCTGGACAAAGAATTCAAGCAAGTTTACAGGCTTGGTCACAAGCTTCACCACGACCTTTGGTAGTATTTATTGATGAAATTGACTCTCTACAAAATGAAGCGTTAATTTCAATTTTGCGACAGTTGCGTGATGGTTATCCCTCTCGTCCCGAAAATTTTCCCTTGTCTGTGGGTTTGATTGGTTTGCGAGATGTCCGCGATTATAAAATAGCATCGGGTGGCAGTGATAGATTAAATACTTCCAGTCCTTTTAATATTAAAGTTAGCTCTTTAACATTGAGAGATTTTTTACCTGCTGAGGTACAAGAACTTTACCAGCAACATACCTCCGATACGGGACAAGTTTTCACAATCGAAGCAACAGCAATGGCGTTCGATTTGACTCAAGGACAACCTTGGTTAGTCAATGCACTAGCGAAAGAAGTTGTAGAGAACATAGTATTAGATAGAAATGTCGCGATTACAGATAAACATATTTTCAAAGCCAAGGAAATATTAATCGCTCGCCAAGACACCCATCTTGATTCCCTAGCCCAAAAACTGCGAGAAAAGCGAATCCAACAAATTATTGAGCCAATATTAGCTGGACTTACATTGGGCGATACTCCCGCAGATGACCGACAATATTTGATTGATTTGGGGTTATTGCGACGTGACCCAGCAGGAGGATTAACGATAGCAAACCCTATTTACCGCGAGGTGATTCCCCGTGTTTTAGTCCAAGGTACTCAAGACAGTTTACCTAACATTAGCCCTACTTGGTTAACCAAAAAAAGCGAACTAAACACCGATGCTTTACTAGATGCATTTTTGAAATTTTGGCGACAGCATGGTGAACCGTTATTAGGTAGTGCAGCATACCATGAAATAGCACCACATCTAGTGTTAATGGCGTTCTTACATCGTGTCGTCAATGGAGGTGGAACACTCGAACGCGAATATGCGATTGGGAGCGATCGCATGGATTTATGTTTAAGATATGGTTCACTAACCTTGGGAATCGAATTAAAAGTTTGGCGCGATAAAAGAGCCGATCCACTTACGTCAGGTCTGGAACAATTAGACTCTTATTTAGCTCGCTTGGGATTAGAATCTGGCTGGTTATTCATTTTCGATCAACGCAAAAAAGCACCACCAATTGCAGAACGTCTATCAACCCAAATTTTGACCACAAAAAATCAACGTTCTATCACTGTTATCCGTGCGTAGATCTTATTCAGCAACGCTGAAAAAAAACATTACATTTTCCTATATTTTTTCTCTATTTGCTCTTAAGTCTTTTGAATCCTTTTAGATATCTGCTTAAATTCAGGTGAGTAATTGTTCAAGTAGTCGAGCGCCAATTGAAAGTAATTTGTAGCTTTTTCTTCTTCTCTTTGCTCTTCATATAAAAGACCCATCTCCATATAGGTGAGTCCTTGACCGTGCCTATCAGGAACGCCCCCTTCAGTAGCAGAAACTTTACTCTTAACCTCTAGACTTTTGTTGTAATAATCTATTGCTTTCTCACATTCATTCATTAAACGGTGAACTTTACCTAATTCATTTAACGAAGTACCTTCTCCCTGGCGATCTCCCAGTTCGCGCTTTATTTCCAGACTCTTTTCAAAAAGTTTTTTTGCTTCTTCCAAATATTCCAGTTGCTTTTGTTTGTTATAAAACTCAATATAAACCTTGCCCAAATTGTTGTATGTTTTACTTGTTGAGAATCTATTGTCAAGCTCTTGCTTAATACCCAGGCTCTCAAGTAGAACTTTTTTAGCCTGTTCTAATTTTCCTTGTCTGGTGTAAACTTGACCCAAACCATCGAGGGCTTCTGCTATATCTTCATCCATATTCTGACTGTGCCTTATGCTTCTAAATAGTTTCAATGCTGCCTCAAAAGATTCGGCAGATTCAGCCAGATTTCCCAATGAACGGTTAAGATATCCTAAATTGTATAGAGCTTTAGCTTCACCATCTTCATCATTTAAAGACTGAAAAATACGTCTACTTTCCTCACATTTATTTATGCCATTTCCTGCACGTCCTCGTAAGCGATCTATCTCACCCAATTGATTAAGTATGCGAGGATATGCCAAATTATCTTCAGCTTTTATAGCAGCCTCTAATGCATATTCTTGAATTTCGGCTCTTCCGTACTTAGCGTGCTGAATTTGTTAAAAAATAAGTTTGAAACCCTTGCCTGGCTCCGATAAAAGCCATTATTTTTTGTATTTGAGCTACTGTTACTAAAAATCAAATTATAAACGCCTATAAGCCTTGTTATTAAAGCAATTTAATCGACTTTCATTAATAATTAAGCACGCTATACACGCAAGAGCCGTTTTCTCCAGCCATAGGACCTACCTATAAGTTCAACTAGATACAAAATGGTCATTTATATTACTGTTTTTGCATAAGTATGTTAAATTAATTGCAAGAAACTAAAGGAGTCATAAAAATTAAGGTAAGTTCAAAAAGATCTTGAGCAACACATGTCTGATGGCATTTTTGATACCCTGATGGGGTGACAAGCACGCTGTAAAGTCTACTTAACAAGGATTGTAGTATTAGTAGCTCAAAAAAAATAGCTACTTATTATACATTTACAGAAATCTAAAATATGGTTTCCACTATCCTCTTATTGAGAATAGAGGCGATAACAATAAAATTTGACTTGTATCTTTTTATGTCACTATAGCTTATATGGTTTGTTCTGTAAGGGTTGTAGCCCGCATATCATCCTGTGGAATGAAACCTACAAAAAACGAGCAACCCTTGTCAAAAAGCACAGGTTTAGAACAAGATTATTGAAAATTTTCGCAACTATACCGCGCTTTTGGACAACCTTAAGGCCAAATCTGGTTGGTCTAGCCCAAGAAGCGTAAGAGTTGCTCGTTTTTTGTTTATTTAGTGCCTCCTCTCAGGATGTTAAAGCAAGGCTATGATTTATTGTCCAATAAGCAATAATGCTTAAAATTTTGCTAAAATTCGGGTAGAAAACACAATTTTGAGGGACACGATACCTGCCTTGGAAAACGCCATAGCGTAATATTTAAACACATCAATAATTCTTCTTCTCAAAGGTTTTCCACTATGATTCTTTGGTCTTATTCTTTGGGTTGGGATTTGTCTGCATTGTGGCTCATCCAGAGATTTCTTAATCTGCGCTCAAAGAGTGAAGCAACGATACTCGTGGATGAACGACATCTCACTATTTTTCGTACTTGTATTGAGCAATTAAATTCCTCAATTTATTTTCGTTTACTAGGTTACCCAGCTGGTATGACAAGAGGCAGAAGGTTTGAAGAGAGCGTTGAAATTATCGAGAATTACCTGCAAGAAATCGGACTGAGTAGTAATGAAATTGTCAATCTAGAACATCAAGTTCCACAACAATGTAATCAGGTTGCATGTGAGATTGAAGGCGGATTAGCTATAGCACTTCACGGGCAGAATGCGTATTTTACTCCTCCGCGTAATTTAGTTGATGAGATAAAAAGCATAATTATGAGGAATTGGAATCTTCCGAAAAAACCACTGTTCGCATGTGGTGCTTACGGAAAGATAACCACCTTGAAAAAAATTGACGAAATAGCACGTCAGCAGCTTGGACAGAGGGAAAGCGTCCCGTTATCGCTAATCGCAAGTATCCTCACTAGTGTAGGTTCTGAGTATACCTCTCATTTTGTCAGCGTTGATTACCGGGATCGTTCTATTATTGAAGAGGAAATGAGTTTGGTTTACTCACAAGTAGACTCTCTATTACCATACGATTGCCTTCACATTGCCGAAATTGATCATAATCAAGGAGACCTAATTAAAATTCCCTGTTGGTATACCGCTCTTAACGAAATCGCTGAGGAGAGGGAAGGAAAATTCTTAGTCCTCACAAATAGAAGTAACGCCACCCATTATGCTGCTATTCTGAGTCCAGTTGTTCCAATTATTATCCTAGGACCTGAAGGGAGCATTGAATGGGACGTTCAGGCGGCACAGATTAATCAAGATCCTCATCGCAGTTCTCAAAAGACTGTTACAAATATATCGGGAGAAACGTGGGAGATTGTTCAAAGACAGGCAGAATCCGCCCTCAACTCCATTCTTTTCTAAGTTTTCAGGTAAATAGACCACCCGGTAAGGGCACGGCACTGCCGTGCCCCTACAATATATGTGGTTCAATGAACTTAAAGGGGAGAAGTTTGGACAGAGGTCTTAGAATCAACTTGATGAATCCTGTAAAACTGTCTTGGAGACAATCCGCGTTTTTTTCAGATCGCTCTCGGAAAGTTCTTCCCCTGCTTGTAGGCGTGTGGCTGAAGTTTGCAACACTGTCGCCGCCTTGGTATCTCCGATTTGCAGGGCGGTTTTAGCTGCAGTTTGCAGCATTGTCGCCGCACCAGTGCAATCGCCCTGTAATAATTTCACCTCTGCTAACTGGGTTTGGCGATACTTAGCTAATGTCAAAATTGAATGTTGTACTTCGGCGTCCATTAAGGGTTGGTAAGTCTTGACTACGTTGACAAGTACGGTGAAAATCTCAGACAGTAAACCTTGTTGGTTTTTGGCTGGGTCATCATAACGGATTTGCAGATGGGCGATCACTTGTTCACCTTCTGGTAACTTCCCGATATAAATATTGGCTAAAACCACCCGTTTGACATCCTGCATCAAGTCTCCCAAACGTACGACAAAGCTACCATCGGCTTCTGGTTGCACTGGTAACTCAATCGTATCAGGAGAAACTTGGGCAATGGGTTTGAGTTCCGCTAGCCGGACATTGGGCGCCAGAGATACTAGCAAGTAAGCATTGGTTAGCCCCACAGACTGAATGCGTGTAAACAGACGGCTAAATTGCTCTACAGCTTGTTCTGGATGCTCAATATGGGCTAAACTGCCACCACCAACATCGGCAATTTTTTCCAGTAAATCCTGATTCCAGCCATTGCCAAAACCCAGAGTATTGATAGTTAGATTTACCCTGGTAGCCCTGTAAGCCAGTTCCAGACAGCGTTTGTTGTCATCTGGCGTAATTTCCCACTTCCAAATCCGTAAACCATTATCACCATGACCATCTGTCAGTAGAAATGCTTGGGAAACCGTTCCTTTTGTCCCCTTCAACAGTTCTGTAATTCCCAGTTGTAAACCCTCAGCAATTACAGTACCGCCATCAGCATGGAGTTTATTTCTAATTTGAGATTTGATAGCTTGGGTATCTTCGATTACCTGATTGGGGAGAATTACTTCCGCTGCACTAGCGAAGGCGACAACCGAAAGGCGATCGCCTGGCTGGAGTTGATCCAATAATGCCTCTACAGCCTGGATAACAGTCTTAATTGGTTGTCCAGACATGGAACCACTTTTATCCAGAATCAAGCATAAATTCAGCGGTAGATTTTGGTCAAACTCAGCGGCAATCGCCGAAATTGAAATGCCCAATTGACGCTGGCTCGTCAATTGAGCTGCATCCAGATTACTATCATTTAACGCCGACAGTAATTTAACTTTCATTGATGAGGGGTATCCTGCAACACAGTTTTGGAAACAATCCTGGTTTTCTTGCGGTCTGCTTCCGAAAGTTCTTGACCAGCTTGGAGGCGGGTAGCGTTCGTTTGCAGCACCGTCGCCGCACTGGTATCTCCCATTTGCAGAGCAGTTTTAGCAGCAGTTTGCAGCATCGTCGCCGCACCAGCGCGATCGCCCTGTTGCAATTTCGCCTCGGCTAACTGGGTTTGGCGATACTTAGCCAATGCTAAAATAGATTGTTGCACCTCTGGATTGGCATCGGGTTGGTAAACCCCACTCACATTGCCATAAACAGGGATATTCGGGGAAAATAACCCGGTTTGGTTTTTGGAGGGGTCATCATAGCGGATTTGAACATTGGCGATCGCCTGTTTACCTTCGGGTAACTGTCCTAGATAAATATTAGCTAAAATCACCCGTTTCGCATCTTTCATCAAATCTCCCAAACGCACCGCAAAGCGTCCATCTGCTTCTGGTTGCAGTGGTAACTCAATCGTATCTGGGGAAACTTGGGCTATGGGTTTGAGTTCCGCCAGTCGGACATTCGGCGCCAGGGAAAATAATAGATAAGCATTAGTCAAGCCCACAGTTTGAATCCGCCCAAATAGCCGCCCAAACTCTTCTATAGCCTGATTGGGTTGTTGAATGTAAGACAAAGTACCCGCAGCCGCATCAGCAATTTTCTCTAAAACATCCTGATTCCAATTGTCACCAAATCCCAACGTATTTAATGTCAAATTATAGCTAGCAGCCAATTGAGCAAATTTCAAACAGCGTTTATTATCACCATGTTCATTTTCGCCATCAGTTAACAAAAACGCTTGGGAAACAGTTTCTTTTTTCCCCTTAGCCAACTCCTCAATCCCCAGACGCAGACCTTCATCAATCGCCGTTCCACCATCAGCAGCTAGGCGGTTAATTTGCCGTTTGATCTCTTCAGGGTCTTCGACAGTTTGATTGGATACCAAAACTTTAGCACGGTGATTAAAAACTACAACACTGAGGCGATCATCAGGATTAAGTCTGTCAACCAAACGGTTCGCCGCTTCCTTGACATTTTCTAGCGAACGCCCACTCATTGACCCACTATGGTCGAGAATTAGGCATAAATTTAGGGGCACATTCCGATCCAAATCTTCGGCGATCGCAGAAATTGCCACGGACAGCTGACGCTGAGAGTTGAGTTGATTCGCGTCTAAATTAGCATCATTCAGGGACGGCTGCAAGTTAACTTTCATAAACCAAAATTCCTATTGATGATATAGATATAGCAATAGCAATCCCAATCAGGTTGTGAAAAATATCAGCGGTGGCTATTGACTGTCAACTGTATGCAGTTTACCAACTCACTCATTTAAGATTGCTATATTTATAAATAACTTCAAACCGCAACATTAGTGCTACGGAAAATGTATCCAACACCAGGATTTCTGCGGCGAGGCAACCCGTGAATTTTCTTCAACGAATTCAAGAACTAGTATTTTTGCTTCCATAGGGAGAAATCCACACCTTGAATCCCCTTAGCATCGCGCTAGGATGTATTACAGTTAACGGCATAATTTCAGGCGATCAGTTGCTATGGACATTTCCCCCATCAAGGCTGTTCAAGCCCCCTACTACGGTGATAACTCCTACCGGACACCACCGCCAGATTTACCTTCCTTATTGTTGAAGGAGCGAATTGTCTATCTTGGGATGCCACTGGTGCCTGCTGTCACCGAATTAATCGTCGCCGAACTGTTGTTTTTGCAGTCCGATGACCCCGAAAAACCGATTAAAATCTATATCAACTCCACAGGCACCTCCGGCTATAGTGGCGAACCTATCGGCTTTGAAACCGAGGCCTTCGCCATCTTTGACACCATGAAATACATCAAGCCGCCCATCCACACCATCTGCATCGGTTCAGCAATGGGTATGGCAGCTATGTTACTCAGTGCTGGCACCCCTGGTTGTCGCGCTAGTTTGCCCCACGCCTCGATTATCCTGCACCAGCCCAAGAGCTACGCCCAAGGTCAAGCAACGGATATTCAAATTCGCGCGCGAGAAGTTCTGGCAAACAAGGCCTCAATGGTTGATATCCTCTCTCGCACCACCGGACAGCCACTCGAAAAAATTACCAAAGATATGGATCGCTTGTTATATATGACACCTAAGCAAGCGAAAGAATACGGTTTAATTGACCGGGTTTTTGAAAAAGAAGAACTCGCCAATCCCCCACTACCAGCTAGTGTCCTTTAATTTGCCATTTGTCCTGTGTCATTTGTCCTTTGTCTTAGACAAATGACTAATAACTAATTACAACCGGAGTAGCGAAAATGCCTATAGGTGTTCCTAAAGTTCCTTACCGGATGCCGGGAGGTCAGTTTACAGACTGGATTAGCATCTACGATCGCCTTTATCGGGAACGGATTATTTTCCTGGGGCGAGACATTGATGATGAAATTGCTAACCAAATTATCGCTGTCATGCTCTATCTGGATTCAGAAGATCCAGGCAAGGATATATATTTATACATCAATTCCCCCGGTGGAATGGTAACATCTGGCTTGGCAATTTTTGACACCATGCAACACATCAAATCAGATGTGGTGACAATTTGTGTGGGTTTAGCGGCGTCAATGGGTTCATTCCTGCTGGCTGCTGGCACCAAGGGTAAACGGATGGCTTTACCTCACTCCCGGATTATGATTCACCAACCCTCTGGTGGTACCCGTGGACAAGCAACCGATATCGAAATTGAAGCTAGAGAGATTCTGCGGATTCGTCACCAGCTCAATGGGATTTATGCTGACAAAACGGGTCAGACCATAGCCAAGATCGAAAAAGACATGGATCGCGACTTTTTCATGTCTGCTGCAGAAGCAAAAGATTACGGTTTGATTGACCGTGTAATTGAAGAACGTCCGTAGAAGAGGAGGGGGACACTTCGGCAAGCTCAGTGCATCGCTGGGGATTGGGGACACTTCGGCAAGCTCAGTGCATCGCTGGGGACTAGGGACACTTCGGCAAGCTCAGTGCATCGCTGGGGACTAGGGACACTTCGGCAAGCTCAGTGCATCGCTGGGGACTAGGGACTGAGGGTATGGGGAGATGAGGGAGATGAGGGGGATGAGGGAGATAAGGAAGTAATTTTCACCAATCCCCAATCCCCAATCCCCAATCCCCAAACCCCAAACCTCAATCCCCAAACCTCAATCCCCAAACCTCAATCCCCAACCCCCAACCCCCAACCCCCCCAGTGCATATTTGATAGCTGATAGATCAACATGGATCTTGGAGATTGCTACCGTTTATTGGGTTTAAGGTCAGGAGCTTCTTTTGCCGACATCAAAGCGTCTTACCGACGATTGGCGCAGCAATATCATCCCGATATTAACCCAGATGACAATAAAGCCAAAGACAAATTTATTGCCTTGACTGAGGCTTACAAAGTCCTCTTGACGGTTGTACCGCAGGAGGAAATTCCCGTGGCGTCAAGTCAACCGCCAACGCCACAGAGTGATGACACCACAGCCAAGCCTCAGGAGAAGGTACAAACAACCACGGTAAAAACTCCAAAACAGTCCACACCAAAACCGCCTCATTTGGTGGAAATAGAATTGCGGCTCAAGTGGAAAACTTATGAGCAGTTACAGCGCTTTTTGAAAGAAAAACGGTTTCCCCAAGCGATCGCCCTAGCGGAAGCTTTAGCTGAACGTTTACCAGAAGATGCTGAAGTACGCCAATGGCTAGCGATCGCCTATCAAATTTGGGGACGGGCGCTAATTAGTCAAAACCAGCTGCTTAAAGCCAGAATTTATCTCAAAAAAGCTATCAAAACCGACCCTCATAATAAAACTTTGTGGAATCAGGTGCAGCACGATTTTCAGCGTTTGGAGCAGATTTTTTAATTCAGGGCTTGACGGATAAGACCAATGAGTAATACACCTTTTGCAAAAGTGGGTAGGGGCGCAAGGCCTTGCGCCCCTACAGATCATCTAAAAGGAAACAACATCGCGCTAAAAATAGCAAACGCGATGTGCCGGGGAACCCGCCAACTCAATTGAGTCTATGGGATATTGGAGGCTTGGCTTAGTCTTCAAGAATCCCACACCTTCTAGGTGTGGGAGTGTCAAACAAAACTGTGGCGAGATTGCGAGATTTGACGAAGTTTCAGGATTTGGCGAGATTGGCGTAATTGAAAAGCGTGGTGCGATCGATTAGACATG
The Gloeotrichia echinulata CP02 DNA segment above includes these coding regions:
- a CDS encoding AAA family ATPase — translated: MSRWFNIAGPCKADKHYMLSPTSRLPNLEQLIEQESYFVIHAPRQTGKTTAMLALAKQLTESGRYTAVMVSAEVGSPYSHDPGAAELAILGAWRNMISVRLPPSLQPPTWVYLEPGQRIQASLQAWSQASPRPLVVFIDEIDSLQNEALISILRQLRDGYPSRPENFPLSVGLIGLRDVRDYKIASGGSDRLNTSSPFNIKVSSLTLRDFLPAEVQELYQQHTSDTGQVFTIEATAMAFDLTQGQPWLVNALAKEVVENIVLDRNVAITDKHIFKAKEILIARQDTHLDSLAQKLREKRIQQIIEPILAGLTLGDTPADDRQYLIDLGLLRRDPAGGLTIANPIYREVIPRVLVQGTQDSLPNISPTWLTKKSELNTDALLDAFLKFWRQHGEPLLGSAAYHEIAPHLVLMAFLHRVVNGGGTLEREYAIGSDRMDLCLRYGSLTLGIELKVWRDKRADPLTSGLEQLDSYLARLGLESGWLFIFDQRKKAPPIAERLSTQILTTKNQRSITVIRA
- a CDS encoding tetratricopeptide repeat protein, yielding MAYPRILNQLGEIDRLRGRAGNGINKCEESRRIFQSLNDEDGEAKALYNLGYLNRSLGNLAESAESFEAALKLFRSIRHSQNMDEDIAEALDGLGQVYTRQGKLEQAKKVLLESLGIKQELDNRFSTSKTYNNLGKVYIEFYNKQKQLEYLEEAKKLFEKSLEIKRELGDRQGEGTSLNELGKVHRLMNECEKAIDYYNKSLEVKSKVSATEGGVPDRHGQGLTYMEMGLLYEEQREEEKATNYFQLALDYLNNYSPEFKQISKRIQKT
- a CDS encoding VWA domain-containing protein, whose product is MKVKLLSALNDSNLDAAQLTSQRQLGISISAIAAEFDQNLPLNLCLILDKSGSMSGQPIKTVIQAVEALLDQLQPGDRLSVVAFASAAEVILPNQVIEDTQAIKSQIRNKLHADGGTVIAEGLQLGITELLKGTKGTVSQAFLLTDGHGDNGLRIWKWEITPDDNKRCLELAYRATRVNLTINTLGFGNGWNQDLLEKIADVGGGSLAHIEHPEQAVEQFSRLFTRIQSVGLTNAYLLVSLAPNVRLAELKPIAQVSPDTIELPVQPEADGSFVVRLGDLMQDVKRVVLANIYIGKLPEGEQVIAHLQIRYDDPAKNQQGLLSEIFTVLVNVVKTYQPLMDAEVQHSILTLAKYRQTQLAEVKLLQGDCTGAATMLQTAAKTALQIGDTKAATVLQTSATRLQAGEELSESDLKKTRIVSKTVLQDSSS
- a CDS encoding VWA domain-containing protein — translated: MKVNLQPSLNDANLDANQLNSQRQLSVAISAIAEDLDRNVPLNLCLILDHSGSMSGRSLENVKEAANRLVDRLNPDDRLSVVVFNHRAKVLVSNQTVEDPEEIKRQINRLAADGGTAIDEGLRLGIEELAKGKKETVSQAFLLTDGENEHGDNKRCLKFAQLAASYNLTLNTLGFGDNWNQDVLEKIADAAAGTLSYIQQPNQAIEEFGRLFGRIQTVGLTNAYLLFSLAPNVRLAELKPIAQVSPDTIELPLQPEADGRFAVRLGDLMKDAKRVILANIYLGQLPEGKQAIANVQIRYDDPSKNQTGLFSPNIPVYGNVSGVYQPDANPEVQQSILALAKYRQTQLAEAKLQQGDRAGAATMLQTAAKTALQMGDTSAATVLQTNATRLQAGQELSEADRKKTRIVSKTVLQDTPHQ
- a CDS encoding ATP-dependent Clp protease proteolytic subunit: MDISPIKAVQAPYYGDNSYRTPPPDLPSLLLKERIVYLGMPLVPAVTELIVAELLFLQSDDPEKPIKIYINSTGTSGYSGEPIGFETEAFAIFDTMKYIKPPIHTICIGSAMGMAAMLLSAGTPGCRASLPHASIILHQPKSYAQGQATDIQIRAREVLANKASMVDILSRTTGQPLEKITKDMDRLLYMTPKQAKEYGLIDRVFEKEELANPPLPASVL
- a CDS encoding ATP-dependent Clp protease proteolytic subunit, with the translated sequence MPIGVPKVPYRMPGGQFTDWISIYDRLYRERIIFLGRDIDDEIANQIIAVMLYLDSEDPGKDIYLYINSPGGMVTSGLAIFDTMQHIKSDVVTICVGLAASMGSFLLAAGTKGKRMALPHSRIMIHQPSGGTRGQATDIEIEAREILRIRHQLNGIYADKTGQTIAKIEKDMDRDFFMSAAEAKDYGLIDRVIEERP
- a CDS encoding J domain-containing protein, with amino-acid sequence MDLGDCYRLLGLRSGASFADIKASYRRLAQQYHPDINPDDNKAKDKFIALTEAYKVLLTVVPQEEIPVASSQPPTPQSDDTTAKPQEKVQTTTVKTPKQSTPKPPHLVEIELRLKWKTYEQLQRFLKEKRFPQAIALAEALAERLPEDAEVRQWLAIAYQIWGRALISQNQLLKARIYLKKAIKTDPHNKTLWNQVQHDFQRLEQIF